The proteins below come from a single Cryptococcus gattii WM276 chromosome D, complete sequence genomic window:
- a CDS encoding uncharacterized protein (Similar to TIGR gene model, INSD accession AAW45981.1) — protein sequence MVVSISSLQAALQPVLTPIHPQYLPFPLVDLYGAMRLSSVVNWMATGAFDPPTPATNKSEKGKKGKALSVKKERATVLQEVFGILVVVFGGETFLALCTNSTPSWLVNPSVALLFGLTHVIQTRTPIRRMLPAKPSLALELLLALPDAIGRTLLLTRFSVLPLLHSSSFNTLPPTPSSLILVPFILAVPFASLIFSATSFFSPKPHLSTPMELQPGGWMMVDAWAPVVIPAVFLTLIGPVEGWDFGLGWGEDESVIVCMIGLTIIFALRAVYNFGYKKELWLHMLGLEGKKKTE from the exons ATGGTTGTTTCGATATCCTCCCTTCAAGCAGCTCTACAGCCAGTGCTGACTCCCATTCATCCCCAATATTTACCCTTTCCTCTTGTAGACCTGTATGGCGCTATGCGTCTGTCCAGCGTTGTCAACTGGATGGCTACTGGAGCATTCGATCCACCCACCCCAGCCACCAACAAATCAGAAAAGGGGAAGAAAGGCAAAGCCTTGAGTgtgaagaaagagagagcTACGGTCTTACAGGAAGTCTTCGGTATCCTGGTTGTCGTTTTCGGCGGAGAGACTTTCTTAG CTTTATGTACCAACTCCACGCCTTCATGGCTTGTCAACCCGTCGGTTGCGTTACTCTTCGGACTCACAC ATGTCATTCAGACACGTACCCCTATCCGTCGCATGCTTCCAGCTAAGCCATCCCTTGCTCTGGAACTCCTTCTTGCACTTCCTGATGCGATCGGGCGTACTCTACTTCTCACTCGATTCTCCGTCCTCCCTCTTTTACACTCTTCGTCTTTCAATACACTCCCGCCCACACCCAGCTCTTTGATATTGGTGCCTTTTATTTTGGCAGTCCCATTCGCctctctcatcttctccgCCACTTCATTCTTTTCCCCTAAACCTCATCTCTCTACACCGATGGAGCTCCAGCCTGGAGGTTGGATGATGGTGGATGCCTGGGCACCTGTCGTTATTCCAGCCGTCTTCCTCACGCTCATCGGCCCGGTTGAAGGATGGGATTTCGGGCTGGGATggggagaagatgagagcgTGATAGTATGTATGATTGGGCTGACTATCATCTTTGCGTTGAGGGCAGTCTACAATTTCGGATACAAGAAAGAGTTGTGGTTGCATATGCTTGGCttggaagggaaaaagaagactGAGTAA
- a CDS encoding regulation of cell growth-related protein, putative (Similar to TIGR gene model, INSD accession AAW45985.1) gives MAIISDVDYMLQAIRLSSLRTTDEHITPRIISLDPTFAVNPYINASGLSDIDRWPEIKRALDSPPLEEEYLSGSAPGMRNGDAEGPRRGGGLNYTQTIMGPGRTGGAGMRVSGRHAIPGELKRGQAVRADSSNSITAPQSPTYKGKEPFHRLPEITTAGDVFSPSGRPRAGSAPAPAPGPLQGSPGHIASSMLSTGRDLGVDAPRGPFHRALSSSQMSNGSGLLPDGVLTMTTPEDRGSSIGIEPTIGTQTVEGRMVGGLEDQGSDVDEEEAAEADVREGGREATAVPDSKRASVDTVSTTEHLDFTPVPLPQGQNLPSQPSALTAALNKFIPHIVSTAPHDSSEALPPVPATIINPFYSLYSTVAAPPGVPSESLELYFPHSKNPGQPVVANVRKDATVEEVTGFGLWKYWDDGREPKLEEEGHKEERWSTVGWGLRIVEDDGEVDEDFPPLDRESKISKFSYGQFAIVEATENQIQQNILKAPTITRRPSRVLAVPFSARPMVQAPAAATRPSPVLPQSNQVGSAAPSSSSPEFAPLSTTVTTTNMGPGRGLGSTVGLSSTQSDVVRLRVRVTASADVHFTTTINVPADMYIADLTEVLCKKKRLQMPVTDWVLCLADLTLALPLDRTVASLGFQTDLALVRRQWAMEHGLRIDDRRGGDPSASIFKRQSEPAPIQRFGPGLSDFTQTYKKYTVQRKIAIGRHERVLAIDGDYIHVSLSLVYSTYHALRIPRIFRFYENDIFPHILSSCM, from the exons TTATATGTTGCAAGCAATACGCTTGTCATCCCTTCGAACGACAGACGAGCATATAACCCCTCGAATCATCTCCCTCGATCCTACTTTTGCTGTAAATCCTTACATCAATGCCTCTGGCTTGTCAGATATTGACCGATGGCCGGAGATCAAGCGAGCCCTCGATTCGCCGCCTCTAGAAGAAGAATACCTCTCTGGTTCAGCCCCTGGAATGAGGAATGGTGATGCAGAAGGACCACGCAGGGGAGGTGGTTTGAATTATACGCAAACCATAATGGGCCCAGGAAGGACGGGGGGGGCAGGCATGAGGGTATCTGGTCGACATGCAATTCCAGGGGAACTGAAGAGAGGGCAAGCCGTTAGAGCCGACTCTTCAAACTCGATCACTGCCCCCCAGTCCCCGACCTACAAAGGCAAAGAACCTTTTCATAGACTACCAGAGATAACTACGGCTGGAGATGTTTTCTCACCTTCGGGAAGGCCAAGGGCAGGCtctgctcctgctcctgctcccGGGCCGTTACAAGGATCCCCAGGGCATATAGCCTCGAGTATGCTCAGTACTGGAAGAGATCTTGGGGTAGATGCTCCCAGGGGTCCATTTCATCGAGCGTTGTCGTCTAGTCAAATGTCAAACGGATCAGGATTACTCCCAGATGGGGTACTCACAATGACTACTCCGGAAGATAGGGGTTCATCCATAGGAATAGAACCCACGATTGGGACACAAACGGTTGAAGGTCGTATGGTGGGTGGTCTGGAAGATCAAGGAAGCGATGTcgacgaagaggaagctGCTGAGGCAGATGTAAGGGAAGGTGGTAGAGAAGCAACCGCTGTCCCCGACTCAAAGAGAGCTTCTGTCGATACAGTCAGTACGACGGAGCACCTTGACTTCACTCCAGTACCTCTTCCTCAAGGTCAAAATCTTCCTTCGCAGCCCTCCGCTCTTACAGCTGCTTTGAACAAATTCATACCGCATATAGTATCTACTGCCCCTCATGATTCTTCTGAAGCCCTTCCTCCTGTCCCCGCAACTATTATCAACCCATTTTACTCTCTCTATTCCACTGTCGCAGCCCCTCCAGGTGTGCCATCCGAGTCTCTCGAACTCTATTTCCCACATTCTAAGAACCCTGGACAGCCTGTGGTTGCCAACGTGAGAAAGGATGCCACTGTAGAAGAAGTTACTGGATTTGGTCTCTGGAAGTACTGGGATGATGGAAGGGAGCCGAAgctggaagaggaaggcCATAAAGAGGAAAGATGGAGTACTGTTGGATGGGGACTGCGAATTGTcgaagatgatggagaagtCGATGAAGATTTCCCAC CGCTTGACCGAGAGAGCAAGATATCCAAGTTCTCATATGGGCAGTTTGCCATAGTCGAAGCTACAGAAAACCAAA TACAACAAAACATCTTAAAGGCTCCTACTATCACTCGTCGTCCCTCCCGTGTCCTCGCTGTTCCTTTCTCAGCTCGTCCTATGGTACAAGCTCCTGCAGCTGCCACTCGACCCAGCCCTGTGCTGCCACAATCCAATCAAGTAGGAAGCGCCGcgccttcttcctcatctccgGAATTCGCACCCCTCTCGACTACTGTTACGACTACTAATATGGGGCCGGGAAGAGGCTTAGGCTCCACAGTAGGGTTAAGCTCGACCCAAAGCGACGTCGTGAGACTGAGAGTTAGAGTTACAGCAAGTGCAGACGTGCACTTTACCACCACCATCAATGT ACCTGCGGATATGTATATAGCAGATCTCACCGAGGTTCTATGCAAGAAAAAGCGCTTGCAGATGCCTGTTACGGATTGGGTGCTGTGTCTGGCTGATCTGACGTTGGCTCTACCACTTGACAGAACCGTTGCGAGTCTGGGTTTTCAGACGGATCTCGCGCTAGTGAGAAGACAATGGGCAATGGAACATGGCTTAAGGATCGATGATCGACGGGGAGGGGATCCATCAG CTTCTATCTTCAAGAGGCAGTCGGAGCCTGCGCCAATACAAAGATTCGGTCCTGGTCTTTCAGATTTCACCCAAACATATAAG AAATACACTGTGCAACGCAAGATTGCTATTGGCCGACACGAGCGTGTTCTGGCGATAGACGGAGACTATATCCATGTGAGTCTATCTCTTGTATATTCCACAT ATCATGCCCTCCGAATCCCGCGCATTTTTCGATTCTATGAAAACGACATCTTTCCACATATCCTTAGTAGCTGCATGTAA
- a CDS encoding thymidylate synthase (Similar to TIGR gene model, INSD accession AAW45984.1), with protein sequence MTATINDQDKTERSNPDHEEYQYLDLIKRIINTGEVRPDRTGTGTVTLFAPPSFRFSLANNTLPLLTTKRVFLRGVIAELLWFVSGCTDAKVLSSQGVGIWDGNGNKEFLEKVGLGHRREGDLGPVYGFQWRHFGAEYTDADGNYKGKGVDQLQRVIDTIKNNPTDRRIILSAWNPKDLPLMALPPCHMFCQFYVSLPPADSPNSKPKLSCLMYQRSCDLGLGVPFNIASYALLTHMIALITDTEPHEFILQMGDAHVYRDHVEPLKTQLEREPREFPKLKWARSKEEIGDIDGFKVEDFEVEGYKPWGKIDMKMSA encoded by the exons ATGACGGCCACAATCAACGACCAGGACAAGACCGAACGATCCAACCCGGACCACG AGGAATATCAGTATCTTGATCTCATCAAGCGAATCATTAACACAGGAGAGGTTCGACCAGACCGTACCGGCACAGGAACCGTTACTCTCTTtgctcctccttctttccgCTTTTCCCTCGCCAACAACacccttcctcttctgaCGACCAAACGCGTCTTCCTGCGCGGTGTTATTGCCGAACTTTTATGGTTCGTTTCTGGCTGTACCGACGCCAAGGTGCTCTCTAGCCAGGGTGTAGGAATCTGGGATGGTAACGGAAACAAAGAGTTCCTGGAGAAAGTCGGGCTTGGCCACAGAAGGGAAGGTGACCTGGGACCTGTATACGGGTTCCAGTGGAGACATTTTGGCGCCGAGTACACTGATGCCGACGGAAACTACAAGGGCAAAGGAGTCGACCAATTGCAAAGGGTGATCGACACCATCAAAAACAACCCGACTGACAGACGAATTATCTTATCGGCTTGGAACCCAAAGG ATCTCCCCCTCATGGCTCTTCCGCCCTGCCACATGTTCTGCCAATTCTACGTCTCGCTTCCTCCTGCTGATTCACCCAATTCTAAGCCGAAACTTTCTTGCTTGATGTATCAGAGGTCTTGTGACTTAGGTCTTGGTGTCCCATTCAACATTGCGTCTTACGCCCTCTTAACCCATATGATTGCCCTCATTACCGACACTGAGCCGCATGAGTTTATTCTACAAATGGGAGATGCGCATGTGTACAGGGATCACGTTGAGCCATTGAAGACGCAACTAGAAAGGGAGCCTAGAGAGTTCCCAAAACTAAAATGGGCTAGGAGCAAGGAGGAAATCGGAGATATAGATGGTTTCAAGGTTGAGGACTTTGAGGTCGAGGGATATAAGCCATGGGGGAAAATCGACATGAAGATGTCT GCGTAA
- a CDS encoding uncharacterized protein (Similar to TIGR gene model, INSD accession AAW45983.1) yields MSSTFSFSYPEETYTSVATFLFQSSSSLPLSPFSPQRPAPQPLKQNCKKLGRHIAMKEPSQCGLFTVCEIPETEREFQKQEAMEAESLANEGSIYSCSSAIISSEAFCLTPGRDELELEVYNESMTTDADLTILQTPSAESTRRLHRLSWSSSDSDERPVVTPLMGMENEDPFLCWSHVPFDNGENDDDFEMSEADVSRTITQPLFSTPPALSDNKLFSRRAPPAPALKSRFNLAQSSITSPAVSPTLIAHPVSAARPTADSDILAPRRTTSATSNYLMPPLPIMSSNDWATELRKAEDIEVNVITPTTPTLVRGRKSLKASRQSPISENIDLASALEDLLSSCGEATAADSLSCSSDGGDFETKALDFPRPSNGSDLSPGGSLHTPEKKSKRSAAPYAPRKPSRPHPHSQIPPKMEEGRVSPRSLEGDHSFLTYLSRNESPVSHKWSVKSDSGASSLGGCSTGNDGSRKLPERMGLPMEWFGQRI; encoded by the coding sequence ATGTCCTCCactttctccttttcatATCCGGAGGAAACCTATACCAGCGTTGCTACCTTCCTTTTCCAgtcatcatcttctcttccgctctctcccttttcccCCCAGCGCCCTGCACCACAGCCACTCAAACAAAACTGTAAAAAGCTCGGTCGCCATATTGCCATGAAAGAGCCTTCCCAATGCGGCCTTTTCACCGTTTGTGAGATTCCCGAAACTGAGAGAGAATTCCAAAAACAAGAGGCCATGGAGGCAGAGTCACTCGCAAACGAGGGGTCCATCTACAGCTGTTCATCTGCCATCATTTCCAGCGAAGCATTTTGCCTCACGCCAGGTCGAGACGAACTCGAGCTCGAAGTTTACAATGAGTCAATGACCACCGATGCGGACTTGACTATCCTTCAAACACCTAGCGCTGAGTCCACCAGGCGACTCCACCGCCTTTCTTGGTCAAGTAGCGACAGTGATGAAAGGCCCGTCGTGACTCCTTTGATGGGTATGGAGAATGAAGACCCTTTCTTGTGCTGGTCTCACGTTCCTTTTGACAACGGCGAGAACGATGATGACTTTGAGATGTCGGAGGCCGACGTCAGCCGGACTATAACCCAACCGTTGTTCAGTACTCCCCCGGCTCTGTCGGACAACAAACTTTTCTCCCGTCGAGCTCCCCCCGCTCCCGCCCTCAAATCTCGATTCAATCTTGCTCAATCTTCCATAACCTCCCCTGCCGTCAGCCCCACTCTCATTGCCCACCCAGTCAGCGCCGCCAGACCAACTGCCGACTCGGATATTCTCGCTCCTCGACGCACTACATCTGCCACTAGTAACTATCTCATGCCCCCATTGCCCATCATGTCTTCCAACGACTGGGCAACCGAGCTTCGCAAAGCCGAGGATATAGAGGTCAACGTTATTACTCCTACTACCCCTACTTTGGTCAGGGGTCGCAAGTCACTCAAAGCCAGTCGTCAGTCTCCCATTAGCGAGAACATTGATTTGGCTTCTGCTCTCGAGgatcttctttcttcttgtGGTGAGGCTACGGCTGCAGACTCCCTCTCTTGCTCTTCGGATGGCGGCGACTTTGAGACCAAAGCTCTTGATTTCCCTCGTCCTTCTAACGGCTCTGATCTCTCGCCCGGCGGCTCTCTTCACACGCCAGAGAAGAAATCTAAGCGCTCTGCAGCACCTTACGCTCCACGCAAGCCATCCCGCCCCCACCCCCACTCCCAAATTCCCCcgaagatggaagaaggcagGGTCTCGCCTAGGTCATTGGAAGGAGACCACTCCTTCTTAACTTATCTTTCAAGAAATGAGAGCCCGGTAAGCCACAAATGGTCTGTCAAGAGTGATTCAGGCGCTAGCAGTTTGGGTGGCTGTAGTACCGGAAATGACGGATCCAGAAAATTGCCAGAAAGGATGGGTTTGCCCATGGAGTGGTTTGGGCAGAGGATATGA
- a CDS encoding mitochondrion protein, putative (Similar to TIGR gene model, INSD accession AAW45982.1) produces MSNFVRAGKKIVAIGRNYADHAKELGNAIPKEPFFFLKPTSSYLVPGTGPVEIPRGVVMHHEVELGIVIGKNGRDISPSAAFDHIAGYSLAVDMTARNVQDKVKAKGLPWSAAKGFDTFCPIGPFIPKHFIADPSNVGLHFSVNGAVKQSGLTSDMIFDIPQLIAFVSSIMKLEEGDLVLTGTPKGVGQIKGGETFEAKLTYPGLDGEVLSKYEIECVDRQGGYEFMP; encoded by the exons ATGTCCAACTTTGTCAGAGCAGGAAAGAAG ATTGTCGCCATTGGTCGCAACTACGCTGATCACGCCAAGGAGCTTGGTAATGCCATTCCCAAGG AgcctttcttctttttgaAGCCGACTTCTTCTTACCTCGTTCCTGGCACTGGACCTGTTGAGATCCCTCGGGGGGTCGTCATGCATCATGAGG TTGAGCTTGGTATTGTCATCGGTAAGAACGGTCGAGACATCTCCCCTTCTGCTGCCTTCGACCATATCGCTGGATACT CCCTTGCAGTGGATATGACTGCCCGAAATGTTCAGGATAAGGTCAAGGCTAAAGGCTTACCTTGGTCTGCCGCCAAAGGCTTCGATACCTTCTGCCCTATTGG TCCTTTCATTCCCAAACACTTCATTGCCGATCCTTCTAACGTTGGCCTCCATTTTTCGGTCAACGGTGCTGTTAAACAGTCTGGTCTCACCTCCGACATGATCTTCGACATTCCTCAGCTCATTGCTTTTGTCTCCAGTATCATGAAgcttgaagaaggtgaCTTGGTACTTACTGGAACCCCGAAAGGTGTGGGGCAGATTAAAGGGGGGGAAACTTTCGAGGCGAAGTTGACTTACCCAGGATTGGATGGCGAGGTCTTGAGCAAATACGAAATCGAATGCGTAGACAGGCAGGGAGGCTACGAGTTTATGCCTTAA
- a CDS encoding acyl-CoA dehydrogenase, putative (Similar to TIGR gene model, INSD accession AAW45980.1) yields MSDHPVLRYIPAGAWSLVEPLVSNRAKALLITLIDFLENDVIPSEALYHAQLPADPATRWQAVPRVLENLKMKAKKLGLWNLWLSGGDFQGMAGGEGGGLSNLEYAIMAEVMGHSIVLAPQATNCSAPDTGNMEVLARFGTQEQKNKYLVPLLNGDIRSSFAMTEYGVASSDATNLHNTQATSLSSSTLSLSGHKWWISGAGDPRTSVHIVLAVTNPNNPSAYKRHSLLLVQPSQKGVRIVRPMMVMGYDDAPEGHCEVIYDNVQVDRVRGIVGGKEGLGRGFEMLQARLGPGRLHHCMRSLGVASRALDLLLQRVSDPARKTFGKYLREHGTVLADIAHSRAEIDQSRLLVLAAARQIDVAGAKGALQDIGIAKFTVPKMALQVVDRAMQVHGAEGLSQDQPLASWYAQLRTLRFADGPDEVHIQQIGQRELKRVEELQNRTQNIRRESERLLKEGGKERAKL; encoded by the exons ATGTCCGACCACCCTGTGCTTAGATATATCCCTGCTGGCGCTTGGTCTTTG GTCGAACCTCTTGTCTCCAACCGAGCTAAGGCATTACTTATCACCCTGATTGATTTCCTTGAA AATGATGTGATCCCTTCAGAGGCACTCTACCATGCACAACTTCCGGCCGATCCTGCCACCCGTTGGCAAGCTGTCCCACGAGTTTTGGAAAATCTTAAGATGAAGGCAAAGAAGCTCGGCTTGTGGAACCTTTGGTTGAGTGGAGGAGATTTTCAAGGAATGGCTGGTGGTGAGGGCGGAGGATTGTCAAATCTCGAG TATGCCATAATGGCAGAAGTTATGGGTCACTCGATAGTTCTTGCTCCGCAAGCTACCAATTGCTCGGCTCCCGATACCGGCAACATGGAAGTACTTGCCAGATTTGGGACGCAAGAGCAAAAGAACAAATACCTGGTCCCTCTTTTAAATGGGGATATCAGAAGCAGCTTTGCAATGACAGAATACGGAG TGGCTTCATCCGATGCTACTAACCTCCATAACACCCAGGCCACTTCGTTGTCTTCAAGCACTCTCTCATTGTCAGGACATAAATGGTGGATCTCAGGTGCCGGCGACCCTCGAACATCTGTTCATATAGTCTTGGCCGTCACCAATCCCAATAATCCGTCAGCATACAAGCGACACTCTCTGCTGCTTGTCCAACCAAGCCAGAAGGGTGTGAGGATTGTACGACcgatgatggtgatgggATACGATGATGCACCAGAAGGGCACTGCGAAGTCATATACGATAATGTGCAAGTCGACCGTGTCAGGGGTATCGTGGGCGGCAAAGAAGGGCTGGGGAGGGGATTTGAGATGCTGCAGGCAAGACTCGG GCCTGGACGACTCCATCACTGCATGCGTTCACTGGGTGTCGCTTCTAGGGCTCTTGACTTGCTGCTCCAGCGAGTTTCTGACCCGGCAAGGAAAACGTTTGGAAAGTATTTGCGTGAACATG GAACTGTATTGGCAGACATCGCACACTCCCGAGCAGAGATTGATCAATCACGATTGCTTGTCCTTGCTGCTGCCCGTCAGATTGACGTGGCTGGTGCCAAGGGCGCCTTGCAGGACATTGGTATCGCCAAG TTTACTGTTCCCAAGATGGCCTTGCAAGTAGTTGATCGTGCGATGCAAGTCCATGGCGCGGAAGGACTATCGCAAGACCAACCCCTCGCATCATGGTACGCTCAATTGCGAACCTTGCGCTTCGCAGAT GGTCCCGACGAGGTACACATTCAGCAAATCGGTCAACGTGAGCTTAAGAGAGTGGAAGAATTGCAAAATAGAACGCAAAATATTAGAAGGGAAAGTGAGAGGCTACTAAAAGAGGGTGGCAAGGAAAGAGCAAAGCTGTAA
- a CDS encoding stearoyl-CoA 9-desaturase, putative (Similar to TIGR gene model, INSD accession AAW45979.1): MSAAVLPMTPPLEKEESELVHRRPSPADELTPPHTPEQNPCKSTNGKGIDPIDPSLLPSDRHIPDNYVSYTIANQKYLPPITWKNLIHNIQWISFLALTVTPSLAIYGIFTTAWNTKTAIWSVIYYFITGLGITAGYHRLWAHRAYNASIPLQYVLATAGSGAVEGSIKWWCRGHRAHHRYTDTDLDPYSAEKGFFWSHVGWMLVKPRGKIGVADVSDLSKNRVVKWQHRNYIPLILGMGFVFPTVVAGLGWGDWRGGFFFAGAARLCFVHHSTFCVNSLAHWLGEQPFDNKHSPRDHIITALCTIGEGYHNFHHQFPQDFRNAIKWFQYDPTKWFIWTMSTLGLASHLKRFPDNEVKKGQYTMKLQLLKEQADELEWPKSSNDLPVISWDDFKAEAKERSLVAIHGFIHDCSSFVEDHPGGAHLIKRAIGTDATTAFFGGVYDHSNAAHNLLAMMRVGILDGGMEVEHLKRRPAESAVSSVTNSPVSSASASSVDIQSLADDDFRLDQTQLNSQGPKPKAPFGQPQAQVADRWTLSVPPSEKLRIVQTVPEMRPGLLTHRSVGKLDKVTKADVGGEANEFSGNEPVAAA; the protein is encoded by the exons ATGTCTGCCGCCGTTCTGCCCATGACCCCTCCTCTcgaaaaggaagagagcGAGCTTGTTCACAGGCGGCCCTCCCCTGCTGATGAGCTCACTCCGCCTCATACTCCCGAACAAAACCCCTGCAAGTCAACCA ACGGCAAGGGAATTGACCCTATTGACCCCTCTCTCCTGCCGTCTGACCGACACATTCCTGACAACTACGTCTCCTACACTATCGCCAACCAGAAATACCTCCCTCCTATCACATGGAAGAACTTAATCCACAACATCCAGTGGATCTCTTTCCTCGCACTCACTGTTACTCCTTCCCTCGCCATATACGGCATTTTCACCACCGCCTGGAATACCAAGACTGCCATTTGGAG TGTTATCTACTACTTCATCACTGGCCTCGGTATTACCGCCGGTTACCACCGACTTTGGGCTCACCGTGCCTACAATGCCAGTATTCCTCTCCAATATGTTCTTGCCACTGCCGGTAGCGGTGCTGTTGAAGGTTCCATCAAGTGGTGGTGCCGAGGTCACCGAGCCCATCACCGTTACACCGACACTGATCTTGACCCCTACTCCGCCGAGAAGGGCTTCTTCTGGTCCCACGTTGGATGGATGTTGGTCAAGCCCCGAGGAAAGATCGGAGTCGCCGATGTCAGTGATTTGAGCAAGAACAGGGTTGTGAAGTGGCAACACAGGAACTACATTCCCTTGATCTTGGGTATGGGTTTCGTCTTCCCTACCGTTGTCGCTGGTCTTGGCTGGGGAGACTGGAGGGGTGGTTTCTTCTTTGCTGGCGCTGCCAGGTTGTGCTTTGTTCACCAC TCTACTTTCTGTGTCAACTCTCTTGCCCACTGGCTTGGTGAGCAGCCCTTCGATAACAAGCACTCTCCTCGAGACCATATCATTACTGCTCTTTGCACTATTGGCGAAGGTTACCACAACTTCCACCATCAATTCCCTCAGGACTTCCGAAACGCTATCAAGTGGTTCCAGTACGACCCCACCAAGTGGTTCATTTGGACCATGTCTACGCTTGGTCTTGCCTCCCACTTGAAGCGTTTCCCCGACAACGAGGTTAAGAAGGGTCAGTACACCATGAAATTGCAGCTTCTTAAGGAGCAGGCCGATGAGCTTGAATGGCCCAAGTCTAGCAACGACCTTCCTGTCATCAGCTGGGACGATTTCAAGGCTGAAGCCAAGGAACGCTCTCTTGTTGCTATCCACGGTTTCATTCACGACTGTTCTTCCTTCGTTGAGGACCACCCTGGTGGTGCCCACCTCATCAAGCGTGCTATTGGTACTGATGCCACTACAGCCTTCTTTGGTGGTGTCTACGATCACTCCAACGCTGCACACAACTTGCTCGCTATGATGCGTGTCGGTATCCTTGATGGTGGTATGGAAGTCGAGCACCTCAAGCGACGTCCCGCCGAGTCTGCAGTCTCCTCTGTCACCAACTCTCCCGTTTCTTCCGCCTCTGCCTCCTCTGTCGACATCCAATCTCTCGCCGATGACGACTTCCGTCTTGACCAGACTCAGCTCAACTCTCAGGGCCCCAAGCCCAAGGCTCCTTTCGGTCAGCCTCAGGCTCAGGTTGCTGACAGGTGGACACTTTCCGTGCCCCCTAGTGAGAAGTTGAGGATCGTCCAGACTGTGCCCGAGATGAGGCCGGGATTGTTGACTCACCGATCGGTCGGAAAGCTCGACAAGGTCACCAAGGCTGATGTCGGCGGTGAGGCCAACGAATTTAGCGGGAATGAGCCTGTGGCTGCGGCTTAA